The stretch of DNA ATAAATATTTAGGATTATCAGATAAAGCTATTACTTCATATAAAAAAGCAATTGAATTAGATCCAAATTTTGTTAATGCACATTTTGACTTAGCAACTATGTATTTAGCATCTGAAGATTTTAAAAATGGTTGGAAAGAGTATGAGTGGAGATTTAGAAAAGAAGAGATGATTCCTCATATCATAAAACACAAAGATATTTTTACTAAACCCTTATTTACAGGAGTTGAAGATATAAAAGGTAAAACTTTATTACTTCATTCAGAACAAGGATATGGAGATAGTATTCAATTTATAAGATTTGTCCCACAATTAAAAGAAAAATTTGGATGTAAAATAGCAGTAAAATGTCGAGAAGGTTTAAAAGAACTATTTAAAACAATTGATGAAATCGATGTAATAGTTGATAGAAGTGAAGAAACACCAGCATTTGATTATCAATTATCAATTATGAGTATGCCATTTATTTTAGATATGAAAAGTATAGATGAATTACCAAAAAAAATGCCATATTTAAAAGCTATTTTTGATAAAGATTTAGAAATTAAAAAAGAAAAAGACAAAATTAATATTGGTATTTGTTGGAGTGCTTCACTAACAGGAGAAAGCTATGAAGGAAAAGTATTTGATTTAAAATTCTTTGAACCTTTAATGAATAATCCAAAAATTAATCTTTACTCTTTACAAGTTGGTGATGGAAGTGAAGATATTAAAAAACTTGGATTTGAAGATAAAATCATTGATTTAACACATAAATTGACAGATTTTTCAAAAACTGCTTCATTGATTAATGAATTAGATTTAGTTATTTCATCTGATACTGCAGTTGCTCATTTAACAGGTGCATTAAATAAACCAGTTTGGATTCCTTTACAAAAAATTCCAGATTGGAGATGGACAAATAAAGGTGAAACTACAAAATGGTATCCTAGTGCAAAACTGTTTAGACAAAAAACAGCAAAAGTTTGGGAAAGTGTATTTCAATCTATAAATGCAAAACTTTCAAAACAATATAAAATTAAAATAAATTAATAGGTAACTTTTTGCAAATTCAAGAAAATAGTACTACATCTCAAGAAGAATCAATATTTGAAGATACTACTTTAAATAGAGAAGAATATCCTTTATTATTTACATTAAAGTATATTTTAGATTTCTATTTTGGAGAAATATCTTTAAATACAATTATAAGTTTTAGTGCTAAATCAAATAAAGGATTTACACAAGAATTAGCAATTGATGTTGTAAAAGAAGTTGGTTTTACAGCAGTTTGTAAAGATATGAAAGCTTCAGATATTCCAAATCACTTTTTACCATGTATTGTTTTTGATAAAAATGAAAAACCATATGTTTTAAAAAGAAAAGGTAAAGAGTGTTTTTTACATGATCCAATTACTAATGGTGAAATAAAAAAAGATAGTAGTTATTTAAAAAACTTTACAAAAGCTATTTTAGTATTTAGAGACCCTAAAAAAGAAAAAATACTTGATC from Arcobacter suis CECT 7833 encodes:
- a CDS encoding tetratricopeptide repeat protein, with the protein product MIEQEKKLFEQAVEFFNKKDYDKSKTLYEEILKINPKSSNIYGNLGVIYKIKGDINTAIKYYITAINLNPKNTLVYNNLGNAFKEIKNYKMAIRVYTDALKINPKDFNMFNNLGIVFELIGDSNRAIEAYKQAVKINPKYAKAINNIGVVLYKQKRYKESAQIFEIALQSDSDYNEVYSNKGAAYNKAKDYDKAIESLEMAILKMPNHGGAYTNLGNVYNKLHDYKTAAKMHEKSIELEPNGSNAYSNVGTSYKYLGLSDKAITSYKKAIELDPNFVNAHFDLATMYLASEDFKNGWKEYEWRFRKEEMIPHIIKHKDIFTKPLFTGVEDIKGKTLLLHSEQGYGDSIQFIRFVPQLKEKFGCKIAVKCREGLKELFKTIDEIDVIVDRSEETPAFDYQLSIMSMPFILDMKSIDELPKKMPYLKAIFDKDLEIKKEKDKINIGICWSASLTGESYEGKVFDLKFFEPLMNNPKINLYSLQVGDGSEDIKKLGFEDKIIDLTHKLTDFSKTASLINELDLVISSDTAVAHLTGALNKPVWIPLQKIPDWRWTNKGETTKWYPSAKLFRQKTAKVWESVFQSINAKLSKQYKIKIN